The genomic segment CCTCATCGTCGGATAAGGCGCACCCGCCGCAGGATCCACCACATACAACATCAAGTCTTCGGTGGATATATCCGGTGCGTTCAAGGTGCTCCATCGCTGCGCTGACGGTGCTTTCCTGCAGCCCAGTCTGTTGGACAATTGCTGATACCGTTGTGGCACCACCTTCTATGGCTCGCGTAACTGCTACTAGCGGCCGGACTTCCTCGGACTCCGCAGCTGTTGCATTATCACCATTGCTCTTGTTTCGAGAGAACCATAGTTTCATCACAGGCCCTCCCCTACAGCCACAGTTTCAGGACTTGGAAGATCACCACTGCCAGAGCCCAAGCGGTGAAAAGCTGGATGGCAATGCCGATGAGAGTCCATTTCAGGCCAATTTCTCGTCGCTGTGCAGCCAGCGTGGCGACACATGGCGTGTAGGCCAGCAGGAACACCATAAATGCCCACACTGCGGCATGAGTGTGTCCACCCGATGCGTTATTAAAGTCCTGCTTGATGGCTTGAGCTAGTGGTGAGGTGCCTTGCTGTTCGCTATCTTCCTCAGTGGGGTCGTCCAGAGCGTAGGTTTGTGCCCAGGAGGAAATCACAGCTTCTTTTGCCACAAAACCAGTAATCAATGTTCCGGCAATGGACCAGGAGTCAAAACCAGCTGGGGCGAATATGGGCGCGATGCCATCAGACACTTTGCCATAGACGCTGTCTTGCGGTTGAAGGTTTTCATCGGCGAAGCTGTAGCCGCTCACCATGGGCGTGGATTGCAGCAGGAATACGACTGTAACTGTCACCACGATGATTCCACCAGCAGTGCTGAGGAAGCCCTTGAGCCGCACCCACATCACCGACAGCGCGAGTTTCGGTCCAGGGACCTGATATACGGGAAGGTCAATCACCAGCGGCTCAGACCCCATCCTGCGCCACAAGGAATTTTTCATGGCCAGGCCAACAAGGACGACTAGTCCAATTGAAATCAGGTACATGGCAAACACCACAGTGCCAGAGCTATTGGGATAGAACGTGGCGGCCAGCATCACGTAGACCGTTAACCGTGCCGAGCATGAGGTGAAAGGAATCAGCAATGCAGTCAGCAGGCGTTGCCGAGGTTGTGTCAGTACGCGTGTTGCAGAGATAGCTGGGACGTTGCATCCAAAACCAACGATCAGCGGAATGAATGCTTTGCCTGGAAGCCCAATGGACTTCATCAAACGGTCCGTGACGACGGCCGCGCGCGCCATGTAGCCGGAATCCTCCAGTACAGCTAGGCACAAGAACATGAGTGCCATCAGCGGCGCAAACGTGAGGACCATACCTACACCACCGATCAAGCCATTGACGATCAACCCTTCAAAGAGTGGATGCGTCAGTCCAACGGCTTGTAGTCCGCTCCGCACCGCGTCGCTGACTGGACCACCGAACAAAGCGTCCAACCCATCTTGCATGGGCTTAGCCACCGTGGTGGTGATTTGGAAAACGATCCACATAGTAGCCAGGAACATCAAGGGCCCGAATACTGGGTGAAGGGCAACCTTATCGATACGTTCGCTCCAGGAAGTGGGGCGCTTATCATTGTTGGTGGTTGCTGCCGACACAGCTTTTTCCACCCACGCGAAGCGGGCATCAGCGAGATCAAATTCCGAGACTGTAGGGTCTGCACCTGCCGGAACAGTGACGGGGCGAAGAACCTTGGGCTCCTTACGCATTTCCTCTGTCACAGCTTCTCCCACTGCGACAAGGTTTGAGCGGTGGCGTGGGTCTACCTCAAGCACTCGTACGCCCAATGCCTTCTCAAGTACTTTGGCATCAATAGTGGTGCCAAATGAGTCAGCCACGTCTGTCTTGGTCATCACCACCACGGTACGGAACGGCTTTTCCGCCAGCTGAGACACCATATAAAGGCTCCGGCCTAGACTTGCGGCATCGACCGCTACCAAAACTAGATCAGGACGTTCCTTGTCTTCACAGTCAATGACAAGATCACGGGTCAACTTTTCGTCTGGGCTAATCGGGTCCAACGAATAGGCACCTGGGAAGTCAATAACGTCGTAGGTTGTCTCACCCACTTTCCACGCACCACGGCTGACCTCAACGGTAGTTCCAGGCCAGTTACCCATACGTGCCTTGGCGCCGGTCAACCCGTTAAACAGGGTCGATTTTCCGGCATTGGGAGCACCCACAAGGGCAATAACAGGAGAACCTGCGGGGGCGGTTTTTCCATGGCTTTCGCAACGGCAGGTGGTTGGCGCGCTAGCTTTCGTTGCCACTACTGCTCACCTCCAGTCTTTACTGAATGAACTTTGATGCTGGATGCGGTCCGACGGTCGAGGGCATACCGGGTGTTATGAATGCGAATCACACGCCCCCCACCACTGGTCTTCTGCACCACGCTCACATGGACGCCAGGGCGCAACCCCAGTTCCGCGAGCCTTCGTTTAATATCGGGCGCAATGAGATCGCTGTTAATAGGAGACAAGACGCATTCGTTGCCGATGGGCACGGTAATCAGAGGAAAATCATCCATGCTATGAGCATTGGCGCCCATATGGTTTTTCCTAGTCTCAGACTTTGAGTCGGGTGAGGCGGATTGAGACATCGCCAGCCATCCTCTCCTACTTGCACGTATTGATGCATAAAAGCTGTTCCACCAATAGTTGGGAACTAGTCACATTCGAAATTACTACCGAGACAAAGCCTAGACATACCTACCCAAGGTGTGGCTTACATTACGTATTGTAGGCACTTCACATAACCACTGGTCAGAACCATCCAACTACCCCCATTAAGCACCCCCTTGCTGTTCATTCATAGTATTTTTCCTAATACGTAACTCAGCGTCACCCACACCCACCAGTAATGGTGACATGACATCAAAGCGCAAAACGACATCCCAAGCTAACCCAAACCTATGTGCATCATGTGTGATTTCTTAACAAAGCCCTATGTAGGATAAAACAATTTTTGGCCCGTGCCATTAAGATGAGAGCATGAACAACGATCTGAAAAGCATCGGTATGGATTTCCCCCGATGGCAAGATGCGATCGAGGCAGCCATCGCATCGGAGAAACTTGCGGTGACCGGAGAAGTCCGCGGCGGTCAGCTCATTCAGTTTGCGGACCCCTCAGGCGCTCAGATCAATATCCTTGCCGTAGATCCTTTTGCTACCTATGCGGGTTTTGCCTCCTCTACTGCAGCAAATGCGCATGTCAACATGGTTAATGACGTCCTCGCCTTTGCAGAGATCGTTGATGATAGCGGTACCCCTCTCGGCAGCGTGACCTGCAATCTTGCTCAAGGACCGCTACTTGTCGACGAACCCACCATGCAGTGGGAACAACTTGCCATCACTGCTCTTGCTGTCGATATAAACACTTACGAGAGTGCTGAAGCCTTCGCAGCAGCACACCCCGGCGCGCATACAGAAATTCTCAGCATGCTAGTCAGCCAAGGTGCTATGATTGTGTCAACAGGTGATGGTTCACAAGTACCTGATGCCTCAGCAGCCCTCACCGCACGCGTAACTTCTGCACATTACCGCACAAACGAGCTCACTGGTCAGCGTTTTATTCACGCAACTGTAGATGGGCCTTTCCCCTTTGATGTGTGCTTGCCCGATGCCCCGAAATTGCCAGAAAATGGAACAATTCTAGCCGGAACAGTCATGCTGACCGGATCCATACTCCCCCCGGCAGGATGTGGAGACTCCTGCGGCGACTCTAGCAGCGGATGCGGATGTGGTTCAGGTGGCTGTGGAAACCACTAAAACCATGAGTGACCTCAGCCCATACCCGCCACATTCACGACGTCCCTTTGACTACTGGGCGCTCGTGATCATTGGCATGTGCTGCTTAGCACTGGTGGTATGGCTGAAAACACTCGGTGTGATCCTCTCCCTTGGGATTATTGCCGCATTATATTGGGCGTTTAAGCTGCGCACATCCGCCCCGGAGGCTATCTCACTGCAGCGCTCCATTGATCTTTCCCGCGCTGACATTGTTGATGTTGTTGATGCCTTTGAACGTTTCCGTGATAGCGGCGATGCTGAAGCCATCGCTGATCGCACACTTCAGCGCCCCGAGCTGAATAATCCCAATTCCACCGACCCAGACATAGAATCTTTCTATATCCAGTTGGCCACGGCTCGACGATTCCTGCAGCGCCTTGACATACATCTTATGTCGGCCAGCACCACAGAGGAACTGGAATCGTTGCTTGCTATCACAGACAAGCGCGCCTTTGAACTCAACCAATCATGGATAAAGGCACGCCGCGCTGCCGTCCGGTTCAAGCGTGGTTAATCAACACGCCTTCCGCCACAATCGCGGAAGGCCCCGTCAGTGTCGATCCATCATGGTCAATGCGAACAGTAACTTCTCCACCTGGTACCACCACAACCACCTCTCCCTTATCGACGCCCGCGTCGGCTAAGGCTGCCTGCGCAGCTGCCACCGTTCCTGTACCGCAAGACCGGGTCTCCCCCGAACCACGTTCATGCACCCGCATGTGCACACGACCGTCGACAAGCTCGGTCAAGACTTCAATGTTGACTCCCTCTGGGAAAAACGCTGGGTCAAAGGTGAACTGTTCAGCAATGGGAAGTTCCCGAAGTGCCTCAGGGGTTAGTTTGGGGATAACGCAAGCCAAATGCGGATTCCCAACATCAACCCCCAAGCCTGCGAAATGATAATCCGCAACTGTGCATGTGGAGACACCCAGAACCGATGGCACACCCATGTCGACGCTGACCACAGCATCAGACTCCGTGACAGAGTGCACAGTCACCGGACGCGCCCCGGCGCGAGTTCCCACAATAAAGCTATTGCTATCGACGAGACCGCGAGACGTCACCCAGTGGGCAAACACTCGAACCCCGTTCCCACACATTTCAGCGATGCTACCGTCGGCGTTGCGGTAGTCCATAAACCAGTCTTCTGGCTTGACCTTAGGGGGAAGCTCCGTAAGCACGCCAGCATCGACCAGTGCCTTAGAGCGGACAACGCGAAGCACCCCATCTCCCCCTAAACCGGCGCGTCGATCGCAGAGTTGCCGTACAAACTCTGGCGTGAGGTTCAGTGCCGCGTCTGGATCGGGCAGGATAATAAAGTCGTTTTCTGTGCCGTGGCCTTTGGCAAACGGGATGGCATCATCGAAGTTGGATTCAGTCATGCCAAGAAGTCTAATGCTTGCGCGTACGTATCACCGGAGGCATCAATCCAGTGGGTTCGCGGGTCCCGGTTGAACCAGGATTTTTGGCGGCGCACGTACTTACGCGTTCCGGTGATGGTGCGATCCACGGCTTCGTCCCAGGTCAGCTCACCCGCCATTGCGGCCAACACATGGGCATAACCAATGGCCCGTCCGGCGGTGGAATCAGCCACCAAACCGGCGGACACAAGACGTTTCACTTCTTCCACCAAGCCTGCGTCGAACATGGCGTGCGTGCGCTGTTCTATGCGAGGGTTCAACCATTCTGTAGTGGTTCGAAGCCCCAGAACACGGGTTCCCCACCGTGGCGGCTGGTTGATAGGTGGTTGCGATGCGGCAAAAGGTTTTCCGGTCAACTCAATTACTTCAAGGGCGCGGACGGTACGTCGTGGGTCTTTGTCTTCAATCACAGCAGCGGCAGCCGGATCAATGGCGGCAAGTTCGTTGTGGAGCGCTGTGATTCCAATATCGTTGAGGCGCTGTTCGTAACGGGCACGGACTGTTGCGTCTGTGGGTGGGAAGGACCAGGCGTCGAGAAGCGATTGCACATACAGCATGGACCCACCAACGAGAATGGGAACGTTACCCCGAGCCATGATCGCTTCGACATCGCGGATCGCGGCCTGCTGATAGCGCGCTACTGAAGCAGTTTGTGTAACATCCAGAACATCAAGTTGATGGTGTGGTACACCCATGCGTTCGGGGATGCTGAGTTTCGCAGTTCCAATGTCCATGCCTTTGTACAATTGCATGGAATCAACATTGACCACTTCACCCCCAAATTTCTGCGCCAACGCAATACCCAGCGCCGATTTACCCGAAGCCGTCGGTCCGATCACCGCAATTGGTGTTACCACGCGCTGGTCCTTTCTGCTGGTTACCACTATGTCACCCCAGCCTAGCCTGCTATCAACTGCATGTTTCAGGGGAGGGTTGTCACCGCGACAAAGTAAGCCACGGTAAAGTGATTCCTTGTAGCTACACGCTTTTGTTGTGTTCTACGTTACGCAGGTAAGTAACCCAGGCAGCCGTGACGCGCGGCGAGAGACGAAGGACCGAATTATGACGACAACTCCCACCCCAAAGCCTGGCCCTCGACCCGGCCCACGGCCCGGCGTCACACCCGCAGTTCGTACGCAGGCTGCTGCGCGCCCGACGGTGCACCGTGACCCAACACGATGGGGACGTATTGACGACGACGGTTCCGTCTACGTAATCACTGCTTCTGGTGAACGCCTCATTGGCTCTTGGCAAGCCGGAACCCGTGAAGAGGGGCTGGCGCACTACCACACCCGCTTCGAGGACCTAGTGACCGAAGTGGAATTGTTGGAGAACCGGCTGAAGGCACATCCCGATGATGCCGCTGCTATTCGCGGTAATGCTGAAACACTGCGCGCAACGCTGCCTACTGCTGCCGCCATTGGTGATCTGGACAGCCTGGACACCCGCCTTGCTGGTGTGATCCGTGACTCCGAATCAGCCGACGAGAAAGTCAAGGCTGATCGTGCGCAGCGCCGCGTGGAAGCCACAGCACGCAAAGAAGCCCTTGTCGAAGAGGCAGAACAGATTGGGGAGTCCTCTGAGGACTGGAAAAGCGCCGGTGACCGACTCCGCGAGATTTTCGAGGAATGGAAAACCATCCGTGGCGTGGATCGCAAAACCGATGATGTGTTGTGGAAACGCTACTCTCGGGCACGCGATGCCTTCAACCGGCGGCGCGGATCGCACTTCGCCGAACTTGATCGGAGCCGCGCCGCTGCCCGAAAACTCAAAGAGGACATTGTCGCCCGCGCCGAGGAGCTCAAAGACTCGCGCGACTGGAACGCCACCGCTCGTGCCTTCCGCGATCTTATGACTGAATGGAAACAAGCAGGACGAGCACCACGTGATCTAGATGAAAAACTGTGGGCAGCATTTAAGTCTGCTCAAGACTTCTTCTTTGCAGCACGCAACGCTGATGCTGAAGAACGCGACCGGGAATTCCTCGACAACGCCGCCGCAAAAGACGCGCTGATCGCCGAATACGACCCCCAGATTGATCCCGCCAAAGACCTTGAAGGCGCACGAGCGAAACTTCGTGAGCTACAAGACAAATGGGAAGCCATCGGCTACGTCCCCCGCAGCCAAGTCCGCGAATTTGAAAACAAGATCGCTGCCCTAGAAAAACGAGTCAGCGATGCAGCCGACACACAGTGGCGACGTACCGACCCTGCGGCACAAGCACGGGCCGCGCAATTCACCGCCAAAGTCGAGGAATTCACCGCGCAAGCAGAGGCTGCCGAAGCCAAAGGCAACACGAAGAAAGCCGAGCAGCTTCGAGCCCAAGCCGCACAGTGGCAGGAATGGGCTGACGCCGCTGTCCACGCAGTTGAGGACCTGTAACTGCGAAACTAGCTCTGGTTCTCCGCTGGCGGCTGTTCTCCGCCAGCGGCCTGCCGCCCCACAGCCCTGCGTTGGGCGGCGCGGGAGCGGCGGTCGTCGACAAACGCAGCGGTGGCCTGCTCATCCGCAAGAATCTTCTCCTGCACTGCTGCCACGTGGTCGTGGTGTTTTTCTTCACGACGCGCCTCCGCCAACGCAGCCTGAAAACTATTGCGGCGCAACACCACGAACGACAATGCCGCAGCGACCACGCTCACGCTCACTGTGCCAATAATTAAGCCAAAACTCGGACCAACACCAGGCTCTGTGGGCGGGCGAGACTGCCTCATCCAAATGGCAAAGACGGAATAAAACATCGCTGCGCCACTAAAAAACCACGTGAGATATGCAATCAGTGCGGACCGCGTCACCAGAGTCGCAGCATTGAGCAGCACCGCGGCGATGAGTGCAAGCCACATGTAGATGCGCTCAGGCACCGTGGTCACATACTGCTGGGCGGTGTCGGAGTAAAACAACACATCCAGGCCAAGGACCTTGCCCGAATGCGGCAAAAACAATGACAGGAAAAACCCCACCATACCTAGGCCCATGAACACCTGTTGCCTACCCAAACTCACCACTTGAGAAGCTTGGCGTTCCGCACCTGCTAGGTCACCACGATAGGCCGCGAGGCGATCACGCTCCTTCGATGGTTCTGGTGTGGGCGAAGTGGTGTCCTGAGGCTTATCTTGCTCGGTCATCTGCACACTTTCCTAATTCCAGTCATGATGAACTACAGCAACCCTGAGCTGCAGCTGCAGGCTGAGGCTCTGGGCGGCCAATCTTTGGCA from the Corynebacterium durum genome contains:
- a CDS encoding MarR family transcriptional regulator, yielding MKLWFSRNKSNGDNATAAESEEVRPLVAVTRAIEGGATTVSAIVQQTGLQESTVSAAMEHLERTGYIHRRLDVVCGGSCGGCALSDDEGGTCNHTATPGTPQGLVTLTLTRRVPGAPGEDTEETAE
- the feoB gene encoding ferrous iron transport protein B, which encodes MATKASAPTTCRCESHGKTAPAGSPVIALVGAPNAGKSTLFNGLTGAKARMGNWPGTTVEVSRGAWKVGETTYDVIDFPGAYSLDPISPDEKLTRDLVIDCEDKERPDLVLVAVDAASLGRSLYMVSQLAEKPFRTVVVMTKTDVADSFGTTIDAKVLEKALGVRVLEVDPRHRSNLVAVGEAVTEEMRKEPKVLRPVTVPAGADPTVSEFDLADARFAWVEKAVSAATTNNDKRPTSWSERIDKVALHPVFGPLMFLATMWIVFQITTTVAKPMQDGLDALFGGPVSDAVRSGLQAVGLTHPLFEGLIVNGLIGGVGMVLTFAPLMALMFLCLAVLEDSGYMARAAVVTDRLMKSIGLPGKAFIPLIVGFGCNVPAISATRVLTQPRQRLLTALLIPFTSCSARLTVYVMLAATFYPNSSGTVVFAMYLISIGLVVLVGLAMKNSLWRRMGSEPLVIDLPVYQVPGPKLALSVMWVRLKGFLSTAGGIIVVTVTVVFLLQSTPMVSGYSFADENLQPQDSVYGKVSDGIAPIFAPAGFDSWSIAGTLITGFVAKEAVISSWAQTYALDDPTEEDSEQQGTSPLAQAIKQDFNNASGGHTHAAVWAFMVFLLAYTPCVATLAAQRREIGLKWTLIGIAIQLFTAWALAVVIFQVLKLWL
- a CDS encoding FeoA family protein translates to MDDFPLITVPIGNECVLSPINSDLIAPDIKRRLAELGLRPGVHVSVVQKTSGGGRVIRIHNTRYALDRRTASSIKVHSVKTGGEQ
- the dapF gene encoding diaminopimelate epimerase, producing MTESNFDDAIPFAKGHGTENDFIILPDPDAALNLTPEFVRQLCDRRAGLGGDGVLRVVRSKALVDAGVLTELPPKVKPEDWFMDYRNADGSIAEMCGNGVRVFAHWVTSRGLVDSNSFIVGTRAGARPVTVHSVTESDAVVSVDMGVPSVLGVSTCTVADYHFAGLGVDVGNPHLACVIPKLTPEALRELPIAEQFTFDPAFFPEGVNIEVLTELVDGRVHMRVHERGSGETRSCGTGTVAAAQAALADAGVDKGEVVVVVPGGEVTVRIDHDGSTLTGPSAIVAEGVLINHA
- the miaA gene encoding tRNA (adenosine(37)-N6)-dimethylallyltransferase MiaA; this translates as MVTPIAVIGPTASGKSALGIALAQKFGGEVVNVDSMQLYKGMDIGTAKLSIPERMGVPHHQLDVLDVTQTASVARYQQAAIRDVEAIMARGNVPILVGGSMLYVQSLLDAWSFPPTDATVRARYEQRLNDIGITALHNELAAIDPAAAAVIEDKDPRRTVRALEVIELTGKPFAASQPPINQPPRWGTRVLGLRTTTEWLNPRIEQRTHAMFDAGLVEEVKRLVSAGLVADSTAGRAIGYAHVLAAMAGELTWDEAVDRTITGTRKYVRRQKSWFNRDPRTHWIDASGDTYAQALDFLA
- a CDS encoding DUF349 domain-containing protein is translated as MTTTPTPKPGPRPGPRPGVTPAVRTQAAARPTVHRDPTRWGRIDDDGSVYVITASGERLIGSWQAGTREEGLAHYHTRFEDLVTEVELLENRLKAHPDDAAAIRGNAETLRATLPTAAAIGDLDSLDTRLAGVIRDSESADEKVKADRAQRRVEATARKEALVEEAEQIGESSEDWKSAGDRLREIFEEWKTIRGVDRKTDDVLWKRYSRARDAFNRRRGSHFAELDRSRAAARKLKEDIVARAEELKDSRDWNATARAFRDLMTEWKQAGRAPRDLDEKLWAAFKSAQDFFFAARNADAEERDREFLDNAAAKDALIAEYDPQIDPAKDLEGARAKLRELQDKWEAIGYVPRSQVREFENKIAALEKRVSDAADTQWRRTDPAAQARAAQFTAKVEEFTAQAEAAEAKGNTKKAEQLRAQAAQWQEWADAAVHAVEDL
- a CDS encoding Rv2732c family membrane protein, with the protein product MTEQDKPQDTTSPTPEPSKERDRLAAYRGDLAGAERQASQVVSLGRQQVFMGLGMVGFFLSLFLPHSGKVLGLDVLFYSDTAQQYVTTVPERIYMWLALIAAVLLNAATLVTRSALIAYLTWFFSGAAMFYSVFAIWMRQSRPPTEPGVGPSFGLIIGTVSVSVVAAALSFVVLRRNSFQAALAEARREEKHHDHVAAVQEKILADEQATAAFVDDRRSRAAQRRAVGRQAAGGEQPPAENQS